From the Kitasatospora viridis genome, one window contains:
- the dhaL gene encoding dihydroxyacetone kinase subunit DhaL translates to MPYAMDHDLAEAWLRAAAAAVEQREEELTALDGAIGDGDHGSNLRRGFTAVTELLDGLEPGLPPGTLLTRAGSTLISKVGGAAGPLYGSALRAAGSALPEPTADLTDLAAGLRAGLSQVCKLGGAQVGDKTMVDAFEPAVAALERAAFDGFTLREASALAAEAAEAGARSTVPLVARKGRASYLGPRSAGHQDPGATSTALLFAALARVAG, encoded by the coding sequence ATGCCCTACGCCATGGACCACGACCTCGCCGAAGCCTGGCTGCGCGCCGCCGCGGCCGCCGTCGAGCAGCGGGAGGAGGAACTCACCGCGCTGGACGGCGCGATCGGCGACGGCGACCACGGCAGCAACCTGCGGCGCGGCTTCACCGCCGTGACCGAGCTGCTGGACGGGCTGGAGCCGGGCCTGCCCCCGGGCACCCTGCTGACCCGGGCCGGCAGCACGCTGATCTCCAAGGTGGGCGGCGCCGCCGGGCCGCTGTACGGCAGCGCGCTGCGGGCCGCCGGGTCGGCGCTGCCCGAGCCGACCGCGGACCTGACCGACCTGGCCGCCGGGCTGCGGGCCGGCCTGTCCCAGGTGTGCAAGCTCGGCGGCGCGCAGGTCGGCGACAAGACCATGGTGGATGCCTTCGAACCGGCCGTGGCCGCCCTGGAGCGGGCCGCCTTCGACGGCTTCACGCTGCGCGAGGCGAGCGCACTGGCCGCCGAGGCGGCCGAGGCGGGGGCCCGCTCCACGGTGCCGCTGGTGGCCCGCAAGGGCCGCGCCTCCTACCTGGGCCCGCGCAGCGCGGGCCACCAGGACCCGGGGGCCACCTCCACCGCGCTGCTCTTCGCGGCGCTGGCTAGGGTTGCCGGCTGA
- the dhaK gene encoding dihydroxyacetone kinase subunit DhaK: protein MKKLINSPDTVLDDTLAGLAAAHPELAVDRAARVVRRAGGPRPGKVALISGGGSGHEPLHTGFVGTGMLDAACPGEVFTSPVPDQVLAALAATDGGAGAVLVVKNYTGDVLNFALAAELAAEQGVEVHTVLVDDDVAVEDSTYTAGRRGTGATLVVEKTAGALAERGATAAEVAAVGARANAASRSFAIALTAATVPAAGRPGFDLPEDQIEVGVGIHGEPGRRREPLRPARELAAEVVGTILADHTLIPGDQVIALLGGLGATPLHELYLVYGEVAALLAERGLTVARRLVGNYVTSLDMAGFSLTLTKADPELLELWDAPVATPALHWS, encoded by the coding sequence ATGAAGAAGCTGATCAACTCGCCCGACACCGTGCTCGACGACACGCTGGCCGGACTCGCGGCCGCCCACCCCGAGTTGGCGGTCGACCGGGCCGCCCGGGTGGTGCGCCGGGCCGGCGGGCCGCGCCCCGGCAAGGTGGCGCTGATCTCCGGCGGCGGCTCCGGCCACGAGCCGCTGCACACCGGCTTCGTCGGCACCGGGATGCTGGACGCGGCCTGCCCGGGCGAGGTCTTCACCTCCCCCGTGCCGGACCAGGTGCTGGCCGCGCTCGCCGCCACCGACGGCGGGGCCGGCGCGGTGCTGGTGGTGAAGAACTACACCGGTGACGTGCTCAACTTCGCGCTCGCCGCCGAACTCGCAGCCGAGCAGGGCGTCGAGGTGCACACCGTGCTGGTGGACGACGACGTGGCCGTCGAGGACTCCACATACACCGCCGGCCGGCGCGGCACCGGCGCCACCCTGGTGGTGGAGAAGACCGCCGGCGCGCTGGCCGAGCGCGGCGCCACGGCCGCCGAGGTGGCCGCCGTCGGCGCGCGGGCCAACGCCGCCTCGCGGTCCTTCGCCATCGCGCTGACCGCCGCCACCGTGCCCGCCGCCGGCCGGCCCGGCTTCGACCTGCCGGAAGATCAGATCGAGGTCGGGGTCGGCATCCACGGCGAGCCCGGCCGCCGCCGCGAACCGCTGCGCCCGGCCCGCGAGCTGGCCGCCGAGGTGGTCGGGACGATCCTCGCCGACCACACGCTGATCCCCGGCGACCAGGTGATCGCCCTGCTCGGCGGCCTGGGCGCGACCCCGCTGCACGAGCTCTACCTGGTGTACGGCGAGGTGGCGGCGCTGCTCGCCGAGCGCGGCCTGACCGTCGCCCGCCGGCTGGTCGGCAACTACGTCACCAGCCTGGACATGGCCGGCTTCTCGCTCACCCTCACCAAGGCCGACCCGGAGCTGCTGGAGCTCTGGGACGCCCCCGTGGCCACCCCCGCCCTGCACTGGTCCTGA
- the dhaM gene encoding dihydroxyacetone kinase phosphoryl donor subunit DhaM, with amino-acid sequence MRSTVGIVLVSHSPLLGAGVRELAGQLGEGVPVAVAAGTADGGIGTSYELIEAAVREADQGAGVVVLPDLGSAVLTARTVLADLAEPERVVLVDAPFVEGAVAAVVTASTGAALAEVVRSAQEARQANKF; translated from the coding sequence ATGAGGAGCACGGTGGGGATCGTCCTGGTGTCGCACAGCCCGCTGCTCGGCGCGGGGGTGCGCGAACTGGCCGGACAGCTGGGCGAGGGAGTGCCGGTGGCCGTCGCGGCGGGGACCGCGGACGGCGGGATCGGCACCAGCTACGAGCTGATCGAGGCGGCGGTGCGGGAGGCCGACCAGGGGGCGGGGGTGGTGGTGCTGCCGGACCTGGGCAGTGCCGTGCTGACCGCCCGCACCGTGCTGGCCGACCTGGCCGAGCCGGAGCGGGTGGTGCTGGTGGATGCCCCGTTCGTGGAGGGCGCGGTGGCGGCGGTGGTGACCGCCTCCACCGGGGCGGCGCTGGCCGAGGTGGTGCGCTCGGCGCAGGAGGCCCGGCAGGCGAACAAGTTCTGA
- a CDS encoding PP2C family protein-serine/threonine phosphatase, protein MRRPRPSLVQPTAEVFGLNRDRRRRALAVVDLRDLTWRRRAAPALLAILAVCAADLSTGKERYLAPLMTVVPSIAALTMSALGVLGVCTLGLAALAGLNEYDDVTAVHDQRFLFGSMVTYAVLTLFSAYVAEVRMRRAAAFAAVSSVAEAAQRALLHQPGPEVGPLRLAVRYASAADEARIGGDLFSVLDTPHATRMLVGDVRGKGLGAVRTASVVLGAFREAAYDEPELAGVARRIEASVLRNVPEGEFTTALFAEVTGPGEVGLLQYGHVPPLRVTPDGTVTVLDAPDPWVPLGLGRLAIGQPAGWTQPFEPGDVLVLCTDGVVEARRSGGGEFYPLERRAGALVAGSGGSAADLEDAVARLYADLLAHTGGALGDDALLMLVSRQP, encoded by the coding sequence GTGCGCCGCCCCCGTCCGTCCCTGGTCCAGCCGACCGCCGAGGTCTTCGGCCTGAACCGGGACCGCCGCAGACGGGCCCTGGCGGTGGTCGACCTGCGCGACCTGACCTGGCGCCGGCGGGCCGCCCCGGCGCTGCTCGCGATCCTCGCGGTCTGCGCGGCCGACCTGTCCACCGGCAAGGAGCGCTACCTCGCGCCGCTGATGACGGTGGTGCCCTCGATCGCCGCGCTCACCATGTCGGCGCTCGGCGTGCTCGGGGTGTGCACCCTGGGCCTGGCCGCGCTGGCCGGGCTGAACGAGTACGACGACGTGACCGCCGTGCACGACCAGCGGTTCCTGTTCGGCTCGATGGTCACCTACGCGGTGCTCACCCTGTTCAGCGCCTACGTGGCCGAGGTGCGGATGCGGCGGGCCGCCGCCTTCGCCGCCGTCAGCTCGGTGGCCGAAGCCGCCCAGCGGGCGCTGCTGCACCAGCCGGGCCCGGAGGTCGGCCCGCTGCGGCTGGCGGTGCGCTACGCCTCGGCGGCCGACGAGGCGCGGATCGGCGGCGACCTGTTCTCCGTGCTGGACACCCCGCACGCCACCCGGATGCTGGTCGGCGACGTGCGCGGCAAGGGCCTCGGCGCGGTGCGCACCGCCTCGGTGGTGCTCGGCGCGTTCCGCGAGGCCGCCTACGACGAGCCCGAACTCGCCGGCGTGGCCAGGCGGATCGAGGCCAGCGTGCTGCGCAACGTGCCGGAGGGCGAGTTCACCACCGCGCTGTTCGCCGAGGTGACCGGGCCGGGCGAGGTCGGGCTGCTGCAGTACGGCCACGTGCCGCCGCTGCGGGTCACCCCCGACGGCACCGTGACCGTGCTCGACGCGCCCGACCCCTGGGTGCCGCTCGGGCTCGGCCGGCTGGCGATCGGTCAGCCGGCCGGCTGGACCCAGCCGTTCGAGCCCGGCGACGTGCTGGTGCTCTGCACCGACGGCGTGGTCGAGGCCCGCCGCTCCGGCGGCGGCGAGTTCTACCCGCTGGAGCGGCGGGCCGGCGCGCTGGTGGCGGGCAGCGGCGGCTCGGCGGCCGACCTGGAGGACGCGGTGGCCCGGCTCTACGCCGACCTGCTCGCCCACACCGGCGGCGCGCTCGGCGACGACGCCCTGCTGATGCTGGTCAGCCGGCAACCCTAG
- a CDS encoding heavy-metal-associated domain-containing protein yields MASTTTYTVTGMSCGHCEKSVSSELSSLAGVLDVAADAKAGTVTVSSEQPLEESAVRAAIDEAGYELVGRAA; encoded by the coding sequence ATGGCCAGCACCACCACCTACACCGTCACCGGCATGAGCTGCGGGCACTGCGAGAAGTCCGTCAGCAGCGAGCTCTCCTCGCTGGCGGGCGTGCTGGACGTGGCCGCCGACGCCAAGGCCGGCACCGTCACCGTCTCCTCCGAGCAGCCGCTCGAAGAGTCCGCCGTCCGCGCGGCGATCGACGAGGCGGGCTACGAACTGGTGGGCCGGGCAGCCTGA